The proteins below come from a single Chitinophaga pinensis DSM 2588 genomic window:
- a CDS encoding DUF695 domain-containing protein translates to MPDAYQPDWDIYTCHIEDKPAIIGLDLGLRRFAPLTRKPYSIFISVYLKHPRPDGFPHGDEFSKLGVIEDCLVQQLETSLNAHFVGRTISNGVRDFYFYSSNTSGYEESIAEAMAQFPDYRYECGMKEDKTWELYFDYLFPDTQELQRIHNRKVLRTLKQHGDIAERERIIDHWVYFSAEAEREIFGQQVERLGFAIEGRPVDEKGPQPYGLKLSRNDRTDEESIDSAVMMLWELAQEVNARYDGWETVIVAQ, encoded by the coding sequence ATGCCTGACGCTTACCAACCTGACTGGGACATATACACTTGCCATATAGAAGACAAACCGGCTATAATAGGGCTGGACCTTGGTTTACGACGTTTTGCGCCCTTAACCAGGAAGCCGTACTCTATATTTATATCAGTGTATCTGAAGCATCCCCGGCCAGACGGATTTCCACATGGAGACGAATTCTCCAAACTGGGTGTGATAGAGGATTGTCTGGTACAGCAACTTGAGACCTCGTTAAACGCACATTTCGTAGGCCGTACGATATCAAACGGTGTGAGAGATTTTTATTTTTATAGTTCCAATACCTCCGGATACGAAGAATCTATCGCGGAAGCGATGGCGCAATTCCCTGATTACAGGTACGAATGCGGCATGAAAGAGGATAAGACCTGGGAATTATATTTCGACTACCTGTTCCCCGATACACAGGAGTTACAGCGTATCCACAACCGCAAAGTGTTGCGTACGCTGAAACAACATGGGGACATTGCCGAAAGAGAACGTATCATAGATCATTGGGTGTATTTTTCTGCTGAAGCTGAAAGAGAAATTTTCGGACAGCAGGTAGAACGGCTGGGCTTCGCTATTGAAGGACGCCCGGTGGACGAAAAAGGCCCTCAACCTTATGGATTGAAGCTTTCCCGTAATGACCGTACAGACGAGGAAAGCATAGACTCCGCAGTAATGATGCTCTGGGAGCTTGCTCAGGAGGTGAATGCACGTTATGACGGATGGGAAACCGTGATAGTGGCACAATAA
- a CDS encoding FdhF/YdeP family oxidoreductase, with translation MSNEHTDASQNPEHFTGHVRLGKPKTAAAGIPAVVSSVKHILDEMDAVRGMKALLKLNQKSGFDCPGCAWPDPDDERSAIGEYCENGAKAVAEEATSKKLDAAFFAKNSIADLAGLTDYEIGKKGRVAQPVYLAPGATHYKPISWDDAFGKIAHHLKVLSSPDEAIFYTSGRTSNEAAFLYQLFVREYGTNNLPDCSNMCHESSGVALSDTLGIGKGSVTLDDLYQAEVIIILGQNPGTNHPRMLTALQKAKKNGVKIISVNPLPETGLLNFMNPQTVKGMLHIPTQLTDLFLQVKINGDMALLQAIALLLLQEEAQQPGSVFDNQFINLNTSGYDAYIQHIRQLQLESLSEAAGISIEQIKEAASMLMHKKKIVACWAMGLTQHKNAVDTIKEVVNLLLLKGSVGKPGAGTCPVRGHSNVQGDRTMGIYEKPSETLLKGIRSVYGFEPPQKHGYDTVHAIRAMRDGKAKVFFAMGGNFLSATPDTEVTAQALRNCALTVQVSTKLNRSHLVHGQEAIILPTLGRSDQDLQNGEKQFVTCENSMGVIQMSKGNLRPVSDQLLSEPVIVCKLALATLGSQSKVNWQHYMRHYDYIREDIEKVIPGFNNYNIRVRKPGGFYLPNNARNGKFNTITGKANFNVATIIKQELAADEYMMMTIRSHDQFNTTIYGLDDRYRGIYQERRVILMNAKDMKAAGLQANDVVDLINNFEGQERIVHKFLVVEYSIPEKCTATYFPETNALVPLNSVADKSNTPTSKLVIIKVRKSSEL, from the coding sequence ATGAGCAACGAACATACTGACGCTTCGCAGAACCCCGAACATTTTACAGGACATGTCCGTCTTGGCAAACCTAAAACAGCCGCTGCTGGTATTCCGGCAGTGGTCTCCAGTGTAAAACATATTCTGGATGAAATGGATGCCGTACGCGGCATGAAAGCCTTATTAAAACTGAATCAGAAAAGCGGATTTGATTGTCCCGGTTGCGCATGGCCTGATCCGGATGATGAACGTTCTGCTATCGGGGAGTATTGCGAAAATGGCGCAAAGGCAGTAGCAGAAGAGGCGACAAGCAAGAAACTGGATGCCGCATTCTTTGCAAAAAACAGTATCGCTGATCTCGCAGGACTGACAGACTATGAAATCGGTAAAAAAGGACGTGTGGCGCAACCGGTATACCTGGCGCCAGGAGCGACACATTACAAGCCCATCTCCTGGGATGACGCTTTTGGTAAAATAGCACACCACCTGAAAGTACTCTCCTCTCCTGATGAGGCGATTTTCTATACCTCCGGCCGCACAAGCAACGAAGCTGCTTTCCTTTATCAGTTGTTCGTAAGGGAATATGGTACCAACAACCTGCCCGACTGCTCCAATATGTGCCATGAATCCAGTGGTGTAGCATTATCAGATACATTGGGTATCGGTAAAGGCTCTGTAACGCTGGATGACCTGTATCAGGCGGAAGTGATTATTATACTCGGACAAAATCCAGGTACCAATCACCCGCGTATGCTGACCGCTCTGCAGAAAGCCAAGAAAAACGGGGTAAAGATCATTTCTGTGAATCCCTTACCGGAAACAGGACTGCTCAACTTCATGAATCCACAGACGGTAAAGGGTATGCTACATATCCCGACACAACTGACCGATCTCTTTTTACAGGTAAAGATCAATGGTGATATGGCGCTGTTACAGGCTATCGCGCTGTTGTTGCTCCAGGAAGAAGCGCAACAACCAGGGTCTGTCTTTGATAATCAGTTCATTAACCTTAATACCAGCGGTTATGATGCTTATATACAGCATATCCGTCAACTACAACTGGAAAGTTTGTCTGAGGCAGCAGGCATATCCATAGAACAGATAAAAGAAGCCGCCAGTATGCTGATGCATAAAAAGAAGATTGTGGCCTGCTGGGCCATGGGACTCACACAGCATAAAAACGCGGTTGACACGATCAAAGAAGTGGTGAACCTGTTGTTGCTGAAGGGTAGTGTCGGTAAACCAGGCGCAGGTACCTGTCCGGTACGCGGACACAGTAACGTGCAGGGCGACCGTACTATGGGAATCTATGAAAAACCTTCGGAGACGCTGCTCAAAGGCATCCGTTCTGTATACGGCTTTGAGCCGCCACAGAAACATGGATATGATACCGTACATGCCATCCGTGCTATGCGCGATGGAAAAGCAAAAGTCTTCTTCGCAATGGGTGGTAATTTTCTGTCTGCCACACCAGATACCGAAGTAACTGCGCAGGCACTACGTAATTGCGCGCTCACCGTACAGGTATCTACAAAACTGAACCGCAGCCACCTGGTACACGGACAAGAAGCCATTATACTGCCTACGCTGGGAAGAAGCGATCAGGATCTCCAAAACGGTGAAAAACAGTTTGTCACCTGCGAAAATTCTATGGGCGTCATTCAGATGTCAAAAGGAAATTTACGGCCGGTGTCTGATCAGCTGCTGAGTGAACCTGTCATCGTCTGCAAACTTGCACTGGCGACCCTGGGCAGCCAGTCAAAGGTTAACTGGCAACACTACATGCGGCACTATGATTACATCCGTGAGGATATCGAGAAAGTGATCCCCGGATTTAACAATTATAACATCCGTGTCAGAAAGCCCGGCGGATTCTATCTGCCGAATAATGCCCGTAACGGGAAGTTTAATACCATTACCGGCAAGGCGAATTTCAACGTCGCGACTATTATCAAACAGGAACTGGCAGCGGACGAATACATGATGATGACCATCCGCAGCCATGATCAGTTCAATACGACGATCTACGGACTGGATGACCGGTACCGCGGTATCTACCAGGAAAGAAGGGTGATCCTGATGAATGCAAAAGACATGAAGGCCGCAGGGTTGCAGGCAAATGATGTTGTTGACCTGATCAATAACTTTGAAGGACAGGAAAGGATCGTACATAAATTCCTGGTGGTGGAATATAGCATCCCTGAAAAATGTACCGCCACCTATTTTCCCGAGACAAATGCATTGGTACCGCTCAACAGTGTCGCCGACAAAAGCAATACGCCTACGTCTAAACTGGTGATCATTAAAGTGCGGAAATCATCTGAACTGTAA
- the fdhD gene encoding formate dehydrogenase accessory sulfurtransferase FdhD: MSNPAISYTRITRVQDTIVTATEDALAAEEPLEIQLIYGPAADRQQQSISVTMRTPGQDPELATGFLFTEGIIYGNEDIKAISSESEVTNTILVSLHEQVCPVLKTSQRNFVSNAGCGVCGKTDIAAIYAPVTKEKTAGSTTTWSSAMITRLPDMLRKQQQLFDDTGGIHAAALFDGASNLLLMREDIGRHNAVDKLIGAALQQQLFPMDQYLLLLSGRAGFELIQKAAMAGIKVIAAVGAPSGMAVKMAAEWDITLIGFLRQQRFNIYTGEQRIIIANE, translated from the coding sequence ATGTCCAACCCTGCCATTTCTTATACACGCATAACAAGAGTACAGGATACAATTGTTACTGCAACAGAAGACGCTCTCGCCGCAGAAGAACCGCTGGAAATACAGCTGATCTACGGCCCTGCTGCCGACAGACAGCAACAAAGCATCTCTGTCACGATGCGTACACCGGGTCAGGATCCGGAGCTGGCAACAGGCTTCCTTTTTACAGAAGGAATCATTTACGGAAATGAAGATATTAAAGCTATTAGCTCTGAAAGTGAGGTGACCAATACAATACTCGTAAGCCTGCACGAACAGGTATGTCCGGTGCTGAAAACAAGTCAGCGTAACTTCGTGTCGAATGCAGGCTGCGGCGTCTGCGGGAAGACCGACATTGCTGCGATTTATGCGCCCGTTACGAAAGAGAAGACAGCTGGCAGCACTACTACATGGTCTTCCGCGATGATCACCAGACTACCCGATATGCTGCGAAAACAACAGCAGCTGTTTGATGACACCGGTGGTATTCACGCAGCCGCACTGTTTGATGGTGCATCGAACTTATTGCTGATGCGCGAAGATATCGGACGACATAATGCCGTAGATAAGCTGATCGGCGCCGCTTTACAACAGCAGCTTTTCCCGATGGATCAATACCTGCTGCTACTCAGCGGACGTGCAGGATTTGAGTTGATCCAGAAAGCTGCGATGGCTGGTATCAAGGTGATTGCAGCTGTAGGCGCACCGTCTGGAATGGCCGTAAAGATGGCAGCAGAATGGGATATCACCTTGATAGGTTTCCTCAGACAACAACGATTTAACATCTATACCGGAGAACAAAGGATCATTATTGCGAATGAGTAA
- a CDS encoding neutral zinc metallopeptidase: protein MRWQNRRLSDNVEDRRGGGGGGGMRNIGIGGGIGGIIIIVLALLFNQDPQQALQSVQQGTGGAQQTESKTVTNNSDEIARFASTVLADTEDVWEKLFAEMNKQYKDPGMVLYTDYDQSGCGAAQSAMGPFYCPADEKVYLDLSFFNEMEQRFKVAGDFAMAYVIAHEVGHHVQNLLGTSRKVQAMRSQISEREYNKLSVKLELQADFLAGVWAHHAQKMQNILEAGDIEEALNAASAVGDDALQKAASGHVVPDAFTHGTSAQRMKWFKKGFETGDVKQGDTFNTTDL from the coding sequence ATGCGCTGGCAAAACAGAAGATTAAGCGATAACGTAGAAGACCGTCGTGGTGGCGGCGGTGGTGGTGGAATGAGAAACATCGGCATCGGTGGTGGTATCGGTGGTATCATTATCATTGTTCTGGCCTTGTTATTCAACCAGGATCCCCAACAGGCTTTGCAATCCGTTCAGCAAGGTACCGGCGGTGCCCAGCAGACAGAATCCAAAACCGTTACCAACAACAGCGACGAGATTGCCCGGTTTGCATCGACAGTCCTGGCAGATACGGAAGACGTTTGGGAAAAGCTGTTTGCCGAAATGAACAAGCAATACAAAGATCCGGGTATGGTATTGTATACCGACTATGACCAGTCCGGCTGTGGTGCAGCGCAATCTGCTATGGGACCTTTTTATTGTCCTGCGGATGAGAAAGTTTATCTTGACCTGAGCTTCTTCAATGAAATGGAACAGCGCTTCAAAGTAGCAGGCGATTTCGCTATGGCTTACGTCATTGCACATGAAGTTGGTCATCACGTACAGAACCTCCTTGGCACCAGTCGCAAGGTACAGGCGATGCGTTCTCAGATAAGCGAGCGTGAATACAATAAATTATCCGTTAAACTTGAGTTACAGGCGGATTTCCTTGCTGGTGTATGGGCGCATCATGCACAGAAGATGCAGAACATCCTTGAAGCAGGTGACATTGAAGAAGCTTTGAATGCTGCCAGTGCTGTTGGCGACGATGCATTGCAAAAAGCGGCTTCCGGGCATGTTGTTCCGGATGCTTTCACGCATGGTACATCTGCGCAGCGTATGAAGTGGTTTAAGAAAGGTTTTGAGACCGGTGATGTCAAACAAGGTGACACTTTCAATACGACAGATCTTTAA
- a CDS encoding DUF4132 domain-containing protein, whose protein sequence is MQFTDFWIGKIQADNLPEAIDAAGLIKYLSVFTSDEQCFHIIFQWHETTLRRTNDWWFPRQELFKLIQLKVNKKGRLTETLMYCLELLDTSEKKSVTTAEDRVNIQIDLLMHGGPEPLVSRRDPLGILVVEFLSNIRSTRQQEYWTSFVEHCLNAGEGNMPTQKWWNRAKGLVNRIDADYFITRMKDWISFCQGQMMSVHAGRKQSFVDYNISYLSAINHNMLKAFIWCAAIPDNKVLMDLLEAYAPWAYRKKGNAGPLSAKTGTACLYAFTCLPFSEALSRIVRLRGLVRHAATLKSIDRILQALAQKYGVTLHELDEYMVPDFGLDQQGSLRIPVGDLTGVYTLQDSGKSALSWEKDGKTLGKGPAVQSAALRDFKRLVREIDDTLSANAIRLERSFLRQHPWQYSHWKAVYLEHPLMKTLANRLIWRFQTKEQDAIGYCLDGHIVDHQGKLLELMADTQVTLWHPMNEPEKTIKAWRSFLSQHHVDQPFEQVNRQIYTPNNEELADCYYSSRFACHVLNRQQFKQAIIQRGWTLRHKAEHNWSYVPHITLPDWDIRVNFFADTKEEDSVITDLLNFYKDGEPLPLSEVPPVVFSEMIRDIGLFVAKAGRTELHKRP, encoded by the coding sequence ATGCAATTTACAGACTTCTGGATCGGAAAAATACAGGCAGACAATTTACCTGAAGCCATTGATGCCGCGGGATTGATCAAATATCTCTCTGTGTTTACGTCGGATGAGCAATGCTTCCATATTATCTTCCAATGGCACGAAACAACGCTCAGAAGGACGAATGACTGGTGGTTTCCCCGCCAGGAACTGTTCAAGCTTATTCAGTTAAAGGTGAATAAGAAAGGACGGTTGACTGAAACGCTGATGTATTGTCTGGAATTGTTGGATACCTCTGAAAAGAAAAGTGTTACGACTGCAGAAGATAGAGTAAATATTCAGATCGATCTGCTGATGCATGGCGGTCCGGAGCCATTAGTGAGCCGGAGAGACCCGCTGGGGATTCTGGTGGTGGAATTTTTGTCTAATATCCGGAGTACGCGGCAGCAGGAGTATTGGACATCCTTTGTGGAACACTGTCTGAATGCAGGCGAGGGCAATATGCCGACTCAGAAATGGTGGAACAGGGCAAAAGGGCTGGTGAACAGGATTGACGCTGATTATTTTATCACGCGGATGAAAGACTGGATTTCTTTTTGCCAGGGTCAGATGATGTCGGTACATGCTGGCAGAAAACAAAGTTTTGTAGACTATAATATCAGCTATCTCAGTGCCATCAACCACAATATGCTGAAGGCGTTTATCTGGTGCGCTGCCATACCAGACAATAAGGTGCTGATGGATCTGCTGGAGGCGTATGCCCCCTGGGCATACAGGAAAAAAGGGAACGCCGGACCATTATCCGCCAAAACCGGTACGGCTTGTCTGTATGCGTTTACCTGTCTGCCTTTTAGTGAAGCACTGAGTAGGATCGTTCGTCTCCGCGGACTGGTCAGACATGCTGCTACATTGAAAAGTATTGACAGAATCCTTCAGGCACTGGCACAGAAATATGGTGTGACGTTGCATGAGCTGGATGAATATATGGTACCGGATTTCGGACTGGATCAGCAGGGGAGTCTGCGGATACCGGTAGGTGATCTGACGGGTGTTTATACCTTGCAGGATTCTGGCAAATCCGCCTTGTCCTGGGAAAAAGATGGGAAAACATTGGGGAAAGGGCCTGCTGTACAGAGTGCTGCGCTGAGGGATTTTAAACGACTGGTACGGGAAATTGATGATACGCTTTCAGCTAATGCGATCCGGTTAGAACGTTCTTTTTTGCGGCAACATCCCTGGCAGTATAGTCACTGGAAAGCGGTTTACCTGGAGCATCCGTTGATGAAAACCTTGGCTAACCGCTTGATATGGCGGTTTCAGACCAAGGAGCAGGATGCGATCGGCTATTGCCTGGATGGACATATTGTGGATCATCAGGGGAAACTGCTGGAACTTATGGCTGATACGCAGGTCACACTGTGGCACCCGATGAATGAACCGGAAAAAACGATAAAAGCATGGCGTAGTTTCTTGTCTCAGCATCATGTTGACCAGCCATTTGAACAGGTGAACAGACAGATCTACACACCCAATAATGAGGAACTGGCGGACTGCTATTACTCTTCCCGTTTTGCCTGTCATGTGCTGAACAGACAGCAATTCAAACAGGCGATTATACAGCGGGGTTGGACCTTACGCCATAAAGCGGAACACAACTGGTCTTATGTGCCGCATATAACGCTGCCTGACTGGGATATCCGGGTAAATTTCTTTGCTGATACAAAAGAGGAGGATTCTGTTATTACGGATCTGCTCAACTTCTATAAAGACGGAGAACCATTGCCATTGAGCGAAGTGCCTCCGGTGGTCTTTTCTGAGATGATAAGGGATATCGGTTTGTTTGTGGCAAAGGCCGGAAGGACTGAATTACATAAGCGTCCTTAA
- a CDS encoding ATP-binding protein: MRVRLLNEEARRAFPKNPARTEEYAHAAMALSDSLHFKQGIMWATRNLALSENGKGNLEKQLDLTINALKIAEELNDLHATGILNTDIGNILVEQDQPRQALHYQKKALRIKQSLGQPGEIARTLNSIGSSYIRMNMPDSALHFMLESEKIKLALNDHQGLAVTYENIGLIYLQQKKYALALPYFDISEQYYKESDHLNGLVKSHLNIGLVHTMLRHYEEAQQHLSEAALLNSTLKNAKNTMVYHKNMATLDSARGDYAAALANFRQFSILNEEMFSLEKAKFIANTKEKYETEKKQHENKLLRKEQQLHLATIHQQRILVIFCSMLLLGLFIITAVLYLMYRRQQDLYKQLNHRNTQVQQQNMIILEQNTALGNGNQVKDKIFSVISHDLRSPLAILEGLLFLLRDEKMSEEQFRIFSHELWRDVKNTAYMMDNLLQWASSQMKGIHVTPDDFDISNILKNEFELLQSLARQKEITLTHELHRPIMVYADPDMIRLVLRNLISNAIKFTPIKGNVSISYMLSPEKIEIVVQDTGIGIALTDQVKVFSNIYYSTSGTQNEKGCGLGLPLSKDFIERNNGKIWFNSIFGKGTSFHFTLPLSAEEEPHSRGYTIIVKEGQQYRENVLGNN; encoded by the coding sequence GTGCGCGTGCGCTTACTGAACGAGGAAGCCCGCAGGGCATTCCCTAAAAACCCTGCCAGGACGGAGGAGTATGCCCATGCCGCAATGGCGCTCAGCGACAGCCTTCATTTTAAACAGGGTATCATGTGGGCCACCCGCAACCTCGCTTTGTCGGAAAATGGAAAAGGTAACCTCGAAAAACAACTGGATCTCACCATCAATGCCCTGAAAATCGCAGAGGAACTCAATGATCTGCACGCTACAGGGATTCTCAACACAGATATCGGCAATATACTCGTAGAACAGGATCAGCCCAGACAGGCATTGCATTATCAGAAAAAAGCATTGCGTATCAAGCAATCACTGGGACAGCCTGGTGAAATTGCCAGAACGCTGAACAGCATTGGCAGTAGTTATATCAGGATGAATATGCCGGATTCCGCATTGCATTTTATGCTGGAATCTGAAAAGATAAAACTGGCCCTAAATGACCACCAGGGATTAGCAGTTACTTATGAAAACATTGGCCTGATCTATCTCCAGCAAAAAAAATACGCGCTGGCACTGCCCTATTTTGATATTTCTGAGCAATATTATAAGGAATCCGATCACCTGAACGGACTGGTAAAATCACACCTGAATATAGGACTGGTACACACCATGCTGCGCCACTATGAGGAAGCCCAGCAACATCTGTCAGAAGCGGCACTGCTAAACAGTACCCTGAAGAACGCCAAAAATACCATGGTCTACCACAAGAACATGGCCACTCTGGATTCCGCCCGTGGAGATTATGCTGCCGCACTGGCTAATTTCAGACAATTCAGCATTCTCAATGAAGAGATGTTCAGTCTGGAGAAAGCGAAATTCATCGCCAATACCAAAGAGAAATACGAAACTGAAAAGAAACAGCACGAGAATAAATTACTCCGTAAAGAACAACAACTGCACCTAGCGACCATCCACCAGCAACGCATCCTGGTGATTTTCTGTAGTATGCTGCTGCTCGGACTGTTTATCATCACCGCAGTATTATACCTGATGTACAGACGTCAGCAGGACCTTTACAAACAGTTAAATCACCGGAATACACAGGTGCAGCAGCAGAACATGATTATCCTGGAACAAAATACCGCGCTTGGCAACGGCAATCAGGTCAAGGATAAAATATTCTCTGTTATTTCTCATGATCTGCGTTCTCCGCTGGCTATCCTGGAAGGTTTGCTGTTCCTGCTGAGAGACGAGAAGATGTCAGAAGAACAATTCAGAATCTTCTCTCATGAACTTTGGCGTGATGTAAAAAACACGGCTTATATGATGGATAATCTCCTGCAATGGGCCAGTAGCCAGATGAAGGGAATTCATGTTACGCCAGACGACTTTGACATCAGCAATATCCTGAAAAATGAATTCGAATTATTGCAATCTTTAGCCCGTCAGAAGGAAATAACGTTGACGCACGAACTGCATCGGCCAATTATGGTGTATGCAGATCCTGATATGATCCGTCTTGTGCTCCGGAACCTGATCAGCAATGCTATCAAATTCACGCCCATCAAAGGAAATGTTAGTATCAGCTATATGCTGTCACCCGAAAAGATTGAAATCGTTGTACAGGATACAGGTATCGGTATCGCCTTAACGGATCAGGTGAAAGTATTCTCCAATATTTACTATTCTACCAGCGGTACGCAGAATGAGAAAGGCTGCGGATTAGGTCTCCCGCTGTCTAAAGATTTCATTGAACGTAACAATGGAAAGATCTGGTTCAACAGTATCTTCGGAAAGGGCACCAGCTTTCACTTCACACTCCCGCTCAGCGCGGAAGAAGAACCACATAGCAGAGGATATACAATTATTGTAAAAGAAGGGCAACAATACAGGGAAAACGTACTGGGAAACAATTAA
- a CDS encoding SelT/SelW/SelH family protein, which translates to MKPTITIEYCPKCGWMMRAAWMAQELLTTFAEDIYSVTLQPSETNGSYIIYVNGVAVINRKELGHFPEIKEVKQVIRDKVAPEKSLGHSDRK; encoded by the coding sequence ATGAAGCCTACGATAACAATTGAATATTGCCCAAAATGCGGATGGATGATGCGTGCAGCATGGATGGCACAGGAACTGTTGACGACCTTCGCAGAGGATATTTATAGTGTGACACTGCAACCAAGTGAGACGAATGGCAGTTATATTATTTATGTAAACGGTGTCGCAGTGATTAACAGGAAGGAATTGGGGCATTTCCCTGAGATCAAGGAAGTTAAGCAGGTGATCAGGGATAAAGTAGCTCCCGAAAAGAGCCTTGGCCATAGTGACCGAAAATAG
- a CDS encoding BamA/TamA family outer membrane protein translates to MQRTIIFTTILLAFSQGLAAQQQLQDTVKPQRQDTAVIHKRSFFPLPVAGYSPEKGLEVGAAMLYSFYTSKDPVLRNSTINLVPTVTTEKQFKIDLKTDIWTDANNWHFKSNLRYHDFPINFYGLGDTTRKAGATLLDNRRYKVQLEGERRIGGHFYAGMSVLYQHDTYSSKETKGVYPGMTLIDKNGGHVTFIGATGIYDNRDNQNYTTKGSWVRLNVAFAPAFLSKHALWKFDGQVRHFVPISPKSTVGFNGLFNSLQGSVLPFYLLPELGNDLIMRGYYTGRYRDQNYLAGQVEYRYFLDPKIPINIWFLHMQPKFALAAFGGSGAVFNNKDIAMSHLKPSYGMGVRWFYDEGAKLTVRIDYAWGEKRTGEERQSGLYLSLAEAF, encoded by the coding sequence ATGCAAAGAACAATTATTTTTACGACGATATTACTGGCATTTAGCCAGGGACTGGCAGCGCAGCAGCAATTGCAGGATACTGTAAAACCGCAACGGCAGGATACTGCTGTTATACATAAACGCAGTTTCTTTCCTTTGCCTGTAGCAGGATACTCCCCGGAGAAAGGACTGGAAGTGGGCGCTGCCATGTTATATTCCTTTTATACATCGAAAGACCCGGTTCTTCGCAACTCAACTATTAATCTTGTTCCCACTGTTACAACAGAGAAACAGTTCAAAATAGACCTGAAGACAGATATCTGGACAGATGCTAATAACTGGCACTTTAAGAGTAACCTCCGGTATCATGACTTTCCGATCAATTTCTACGGACTGGGTGATACGACCCGTAAGGCAGGCGCAACATTGCTGGATAACAGACGCTATAAAGTACAGCTGGAAGGCGAGCGACGTATAGGAGGTCACTTCTACGCAGGCATGTCGGTATTGTATCAACATGATACCTATAGCAGTAAAGAAACCAAAGGTGTTTATCCGGGAATGACACTGATAGACAAGAATGGCGGCCATGTTACTTTTATCGGAGCGACGGGTATTTATGATAACCGTGACAACCAGAACTATACAACGAAAGGCAGCTGGGTACGGCTGAACGTAGCATTTGCTCCGGCCTTTCTGAGTAAGCATGCACTGTGGAAATTCGACGGTCAGGTGCGTCATTTTGTACCGATCTCACCGAAGAGTACTGTTGGTTTCAACGGATTATTTAACTCTTTACAGGGAAGTGTTTTGCCATTTTATCTCTTACCTGAACTGGGTAATGACCTGATAATGCGTGGCTATTATACTGGCCGTTACAGAGATCAGAATTATCTCGCAGGACAAGTAGAATATCGTTATTTCCTGGATCCTAAGATACCCATCAATATCTGGTTCCTGCATATGCAACCCAAGTTTGCACTGGCTGCGTTTGGCGGCTCTGGTGCAGTATTTAACAACAAGGACATCGCGATGTCGCACCTCAAACCAAGCTACGGAATGGGCGTACGCTGGTTCTACGATGAAGGCGCAAAGCTGACTGTTCGTATTGACTACGCATGGGGAGAAAAACGCACAGGAGAGGAGCGTCAATCCGGATTATACCTCTCTCTGGCAGAGGCGTTTTAA